GGAGGGGCGTCCGGGATCTCCACGGTGGTGCCAAGGGCCGCGCTAGCGGCACCCCCTGCCACGGCCCTGGTGCTGGCGTGGGGAGCCCGGGGAGACCCACCCCCGGCGGCGCCCCGGGGCTCGGGAAGCCCCCCTTCCcgcctgccccccgccccgggccggcgGGTCCCTCCGGACGCGGCCCTCCCCGCCGGTACCGGCCGCCCCTCACCTCCTCGCTCTCGCCGCGGGAGCCGGCTGCCAGGCGGGAGACGCTCTCCAGCACCTCGCAGAACTGCTCCAGGCTGACGGCCTCGTCGCCGCGGCTGAGGCGCTCCTCCAGCCATCGCACCAGCGTGCTGTGGTGCCGCGACACCAGCGACTCGGGCAGCGCCGCCTCTCGCAGCCGCGCCGTGGCCTCCCGCAGCCGGGCCTGGTCCAGCAGCACCTcggccggcggcagcggcggcgccgggctggcggcggcggcgggcgggaagGGAGCGCCGGGCTGAGGCGCGGCGGTCGTCCCCTCCATGCCTTCCTCggcgccctcctcctcctcctcctcgctgctGTGGCTCGCTGCCGTCCCCATGAGTCCCTCAGAGGCGCTGGCGCTGCCACTCGACGCTCGGCGGAGCcgcttctcctccttccccctccggccgccgctgccgccgccgccccgacTCCACCCGGCCCAGCCCGGCTTAGTCAGCAACTTCCCGGCCCGCCACACCTGTCAGcccccggccggcggcggccgcgccACACTGCCGCCAAGCGACACCGGGCAATGCCGCAAAGCCCCGCCCCGCCGACGGCGCGCAGTGGCCGTGCCGCGCGACACTCGCCGTAAAGCGGCGCCGCGGGAAGGATGGCCACACTGCCgtcagccgccgccgccgctccgctgTGAGGCGAGGAAAGTGTCGTGAAAGGGTcgggcggccccgcggcggccccatgcggcggggcgcggcggcggcggcggcggtgctgtccctgggggcagcctggctgctgggccGCGGGTTCGAGCCCCGCGCCTGGCTGCTGCCGACGCCCCGCCACCGCTTGCTCAGCGCTGCCGAGCTGGGCCGCCACCGTGGGGCGGAGGGCGATCCCGGCCTCTACCTCGCCGTGCTGGGCCGCGTCTTCGACGTGGAGCGGGGCCGCAGGCACTACGGCCCCGGCGGCGCCTACAGTGGCCTCGCAGGTACTGGTGGGCTTGGGCTTGGCTTGGGCCTGGGCCTGGCTGGGCCCTGTCAGGGAGCTGGCCAGCGACTTCACCGCCTGCCTGCCCCACAGGGAGAGATGCCACCAGAGCGTTTGCCACCGGCGACTTCACCACGGCCGGGCTGGTGGACGACGTCTCGGGGCTGTCGCCGGGCGAGATGCTCGCCATCCGGAGCTGGCTCTCCTTCTACAGCGACAGCTACGATCCCGTGGGTGAGCGGGTCTGGCCGGGGTGACCGGGCACGAGGGGAATGCGTGCGGGTGTGGGCGAGGGAAGGCCAGAGGACGCAGCACCATGTTTCGCCTACGACGCGCCCGCCTCGGTGAGGGTGTTTcgcctgtgctgctggtggccgCTGGAGATCAGCGCACTGAAACCTGTGAGCGAtcggctggggctgctgctaaATCAGACCTAGCTTGAGGTCCGCTTTCCTCCAAGGCGAAGCTTAACAGTTTTCCTGCCCTGGGCTGTCAGCCGCAGCTCTCTGCCCTGCTTTTATTCATCTCTGCTGAGCAAAAGGCACGGAGCCAGAGCTGCGAGTACTGAAATTAGCAGGACTCGGGAGACTGTAGGAGCAGCAGTGCAGGGAAACTATTTTGGGGAATGAGGCGCATGGGTGGGAAAGACTTCTGGGTTCTGCAGCTGAAAGTGGCATTGACTTTGTGATCTTTAATGAGGCCATGCCTGAGCTCGTCCTGCGTGCATTTATCCATGTGGGTAAACTGCTGTGTGATCCAAGAATGGAAGGGATGTAAAATTGGGCCATGGTGAGAtcctccttgtttttttttctttaaataacaatttataaaaaaaaaaccactattcACTTTCCTTGCCTGGAAACACTGTGGTCTTAATTGATCTTCTCTCCCAGGGAAGCTGGTGGGCAGATTCTATGATGAAAATGGGGCACCGACAGAAGCCTTAAGGCAGGCTGAGGCTGCGATTGAGGAAGCTCTGAAGTTCCAAGCAGAAGACgagcagaggaagcagcagtTTCCACCCTGCAACTCAGAATGGAGCTCTGCAGGGGGCAGCCGATTCTGGTGCTCCAGACAGAGGTAAACTCTGCTTTCCTACCATCGCTCTTGGGTCTTTGGAGCAGAGCgtttctgcccttttttttttggatgccCTGAGCTTTGTCATTGCCTCTCCTAGCAGAAGTGGTGTAGGAAGATGTTGTGGCACCTGCAGCCACTGTGCTCCATAGTCCGTAGGTGAGGTCTGCTGACTTCTCTACAGAAACGCACAGCTCGGTCCTGATGTGCCAAATGCTGGCATGGCTAGAATCTACCAGGCCTGGTCCTTTCCCCTGTCTGCACTCCTGAGGCTGTGCTTTCTGACAGAGGCAGAGCCAACCGGCaaggagcagcagtgctgttcTCCGCCATGCCTGGCTGAACCGCTGCTGCTGTGTGAATCAGAGCCCCTGGATTTCCTCTGCCAGTCGAGCAACCGCTGATAGCCTCCACCCAGTCTGGAGTTGCACAGAGGTGTAGGATGGGCTAGTGAAAATGTTCTCAAGCATGAGGTAATGCAGGGGAACTCTGCTTACTTCCTGTGAGcaggtaaaaggaaaataaagtttcaTCCTAGTTATTATCATTCTCCACAACTCCTAAAACCTCCTAAAAAACGCctaaaaggaggttgtagtggggattggtctcttcttccaagtaactagtgataggacaagaagaaatggccttgagttgcatcaggggaggtttagattggatattaggcaaaatgtctttactgcaagagtggtcaggcgttggaacaggctgcccagagaagtgggggagtcaccatcccctGGGgatgttcaaaaaacgtgtagacgtggcacttcagggcatggtttaggaggcctgggggtgttgggttgacacgtggacttgatgatcttagaggtcttttccaaccttaattctATGATTAACACttttagaaatgttatttctaaGGCAAAAActcttttcacagaatccctggttggaagagacctcagggatcatctagtccaacctttctgggaagagcacagtctagacaagatggcccagcaccctgtccagcgaggccaagtcaaccccttccctggggagatttgTATCtatttccccttgtcctctccatgggactctgtgtaaaaagggagtctctgtcttctttgtagctgccccttaagtccTGGTACGTGGgaatgagatcccctctgagcctccttttctcgaggctgaacaaacccagctcccccagcctatcctcgtatggcagcttcccagtcctctgatcatcttggtggcccttctctggaccccttccagcctgcccacatcctttttgtacagcgggggccagaactgcacacagcgctccaggtgtggcctggcaagcgctgagtagagcggggtgatgacttctttatctctgctggcgatgccctttttgatgcaacccagcgtCCTATTGGCATTTTGTCACACTGGAATCAAAATCAGGTTTCAGAATTTGCCACATGTGCACATGATCCTCCTGTCTTCAGGAAAACAGGACAGAAATCCCACTAGGACCATCTGCCGCATTCGAACAGGTTTTCATGCCAATCAGGAATGGAAGGATTAGCTCGTGTTTTTCAGACAGCTTCACAGCCTGTCA
This portion of the Phalacrocorax aristotelis chromosome 18, bGulAri2.1, whole genome shotgun sequence genome encodes:
- the CYB5D2 gene encoding neuferricin, giving the protein MRRGAAAAAAVLSLGAAWLLGRGFEPRAWLLPTPRHRLLSAAELGRHRGAEGDPGLYLAVLGRVFDVERGRRHYGPGGAYSGLAGRDATRAFATGDFTTAGLVDDVSGLSPGEMLAIRSWLSFYSDSYDPVGKLVGRFYDENGAPTEALRQAEAAIEEALKFQAEDEQRKQQFPPCNSEWSSAGGSRFWCSRQSGGVNRDWTGVPRKLYRPGSKGSHCVCVRSTGPPWGQPGSTQHSNRGDLDNPHLEEYNGCHPLAEQCVLKA